In a genomic window of Nesterenkonia halotolerans:
- a CDS encoding flavodoxin domain-containing protein, which yields MTTMVVVASKHGSTAEIGEHIASTLQNRGVSAHVKDVSDASAWLYETDNVVLGIPVYQQKLWGPGKLFLEANQTELAGKPLFLFAVGGGPSLAPELAEQLRSYPHREVTYFRGAIDAEKLSFLEKLMLKVAKAPENADLRDWPGIEDWSRSLLAYGLS from the coding sequence ATGACCACGATGGTCGTTGTCGCGAGCAAGCATGGGTCCACCGCGGAGATCGGTGAGCACATCGCCTCCACGCTGCAGAACCGCGGTGTCTCGGCGCATGTCAAGGATGTCTCCGACGCCAGCGCCTGGCTCTACGAAACGGACAACGTCGTGCTCGGCATCCCGGTCTACCAGCAGAAGCTCTGGGGCCCCGGGAAGCTGTTCCTCGAGGCGAACCAGACCGAGCTGGCCGGCAAGCCGCTGTTCCTCTTCGCCGTCGGCGGAGGGCCCAGCCTGGCGCCGGAGCTGGCCGAGCAGCTGCGCAGCTACCCGCACCGCGAAGTCACCTATTTCCGTGGAGCCATCGACGCGGAGAAGCTCAGCTTCCTCGAGAAGCTGATGCTCAAGGTCGCCAAGGCCCCCGAGAATGCCGACCTGCGTGACTGGCCGGGGATCGAGGACTGGTCCCGGTCGCTGCTGGCCTACGGCCTGAGCTGA
- a CDS encoding MetQ/NlpA family ABC transporter substrate-binding protein: MNAESLQNRPVRALSAAAVALALFATAACSGEESQEAGEASGEDTLIQVASHTTPMTAVVEAAAEVAEAEGYTIELVQVSDNVQYNRLLADGEVDANFAQHEPYMQAYNEANDAELAVVDPIYNARVGFYSQDYESLDEIPEGSQIALPNDASNEGRALAILADQGLITLPEGIGFEATLADVEENPKNIEWVQVDLLNLTSAYEEDGIAAVFNYPTYIGSLGLTPEDAIAVEENVDERFAISLVANEADLDSEKIQVLEDAMTSDEVRDFLVEEHDATLTPAF, encoded by the coding sequence TTGAACGCCGAATCCCTGCAGAACCGTCCCGTCCGCGCTCTGAGCGCCGCCGCCGTCGCCCTGGCGCTGTTCGCCACCGCCGCCTGCTCTGGGGAAGAGTCCCAGGAGGCGGGCGAAGCATCGGGTGAGGACACGCTCATCCAGGTGGCCTCGCACACCACCCCGATGACCGCCGTGGTCGAGGCCGCGGCCGAGGTCGCCGAGGCTGAGGGCTACACCATCGAACTGGTGCAGGTCAGCGACAACGTCCAGTACAACCGGCTGCTTGCCGATGGTGAGGTCGACGCCAACTTCGCCCAGCATGAGCCGTATATGCAGGCCTACAACGAGGCCAACGACGCCGAGCTCGCCGTCGTCGACCCCATCTACAACGCGCGCGTGGGCTTCTACTCCCAGGACTACGAATCCCTCGACGAAATCCCTGAGGGTTCCCAGATCGCCCTGCCCAACGACGCCTCCAACGAGGGACGCGCGCTGGCGATCCTGGCGGATCAGGGCCTGATCACGCTTCCCGAGGGGATCGGATTCGAGGCCACGCTGGCCGATGTCGAGGAGAACCCGAAGAACATCGAGTGGGTGCAGGTGGACCTGCTGAACCTCACCTCGGCCTATGAGGAGGATGGCATCGCGGCGGTCTTCAACTACCCCACCTACATCGGCAGCCTCGGGCTCACCCCGGAGGACGCCATCGCGGTGGAGGAGAACGTCGACGAACGCTTCGCGATCTCCCTGGTGGCGAACGAGGCGGACCTCGACAGCGAGAAGATCCAGGTGCTCGAGGACGCGATGACCAGCGACGAGGTGCGTGACTTCCTGGTCGAGGAGCACGACGCGACGCTGACACCGGCCTTCTGA
- a CDS encoding methionine ABC transporter permease, giving the protein MNEFGERLARYQEEIITSILETGAMLGWSLLAAVLIGLPVGTGMYLARRGGPKERGWLYAGLNGFVNVVRSVPFLLFVVALIPFTRWAVGTSFGTTAAAVPLSFVAIALYARWAEQTLVEVPQATVELADSLGASTFQLVTRFLYPEARSGLVLSLTTVTISMISYSTIMGVVGGGGVGDFAIRYGYQRYEYDIMYVTIAVIVVLVMLIQAFGTRLSMALDHRSR; this is encoded by the coding sequence GTGAACGAGTTCGGCGAGAGGCTCGCGAGGTACCAGGAAGAGATCATCACCTCGATCCTGGAGACCGGGGCGATGCTGGGATGGTCGCTGCTGGCCGCAGTGCTGATCGGGCTGCCCGTGGGCACCGGAATGTACCTCGCCCGCCGGGGTGGGCCCAAGGAGCGCGGCTGGCTCTACGCGGGGCTCAACGGATTCGTCAATGTCGTGCGCTCCGTACCGTTCCTGCTGTTCGTGGTGGCGCTGATTCCCTTCACCCGCTGGGCCGTGGGCACCTCCTTCGGCACCACTGCGGCCGCCGTTCCGCTCTCCTTCGTGGCCATCGCGCTCTACGCGAGGTGGGCGGAACAGACCCTGGTGGAGGTGCCGCAGGCCACCGTGGAGCTGGCCGATTCCCTCGGCGCGAGCACGTTTCAGCTGGTCACCCGTTTCCTCTACCCCGAGGCGCGCTCCGGACTGGTGCTCTCGCTGACCACCGTGACGATCTCGATGATCTCCTACTCCACCATCATGGGGGTGGTCGGCGGCGGCGGCGTCGGCGACTTCGCCATCCGCTACGGGTACCAGCGCTACGAATACGACATCATGTACGTGACCATCGCCGTGATCGTGGTGCTGGTGATGCTGATCCAGGCCTTCGGAACCCGACTCTCGATGGCGCTGGATCACCGCTCGCGCTGA
- a CDS encoding amino acid ABC transporter ATP-binding protein, whose translation MSRIDRTDATPLLEVSGLNKSFGENEVLRSIDLRVGAGQVLALIGPSGSGKTTVLRCLNGLEQPDAGTVAFSGGPAVTFGAKTSKREKESLRTRSAMVFQGYNLFPHKTVLQNVIEGPVQVQKRSKADATQRAERLLERVGLAEKRDNYPHELSGGQQQRVGIVRALAQEPSLLLFDEPTSALDPELVGDVLTVIKELAEEGWTMVLVTHELAFAREVADTVVFMDDGVVVEQGPAEDVLRAPAHERTQRFVHRLLNPF comes from the coding sequence ATGTCGCGCATTGATCGCACCGACGCAACGCCCCTGCTTGAGGTCTCCGGGCTGAACAAGTCCTTCGGAGAGAATGAGGTGCTGCGCTCCATCGATCTGCGCGTCGGGGCGGGACAGGTTCTCGCGCTGATCGGCCCCTCCGGGTCCGGAAAGACCACGGTGCTGCGCTGCCTCAACGGTCTGGAACAGCCCGACGCCGGCACGGTGGCCTTCTCCGGCGGGCCCGCAGTGACCTTCGGCGCGAAGACCAGCAAGCGCGAGAAGGAATCGCTGCGCACCCGTTCGGCCATGGTCTTCCAGGGCTACAACCTCTTTCCACACAAGACTGTCCTGCAGAACGTGATCGAGGGCCCCGTCCAGGTGCAGAAGCGCTCCAAGGCCGACGCCACTCAGCGCGCTGAACGGCTGCTCGAGCGGGTGGGCCTGGCTGAGAAGCGTGACAACTACCCGCACGAGCTCTCCGGCGGTCAGCAGCAGCGCGTCGGGATCGTGCGTGCCCTGGCCCAGGAGCCTTCGCTGCTGCTCTTCGACGAGCCCACCTCCGCACTCGACCCCGAGCTGGTCGGTGATGTGCTCACGGTGATCAAGGAGCTCGCCGAGGAGGGCTGGACCATGGTCCTGGTCACCCACGAGCTCGCCTTCGCCCGAGAGGTCGCCGACACGGTGGTCTTCATGGACGACGGCGTGGTGGTGGAGCAGGGCCCCGCCGAGGACGTGCTGCGCGCTCCGGCTCATGAGCGCACCCAGCGCTTCGTGCACCGGCTGCTCAACCCCTTCTGA
- a CDS encoding NHL domain-containing thioredoxin family protein encodes MTETIRRAERVRASELVGRGWLNTGGKQVSLEDLRGKIVILDFWTFCCINCLHVLDELRPLEERFSDILVTVGVHSPKFEHEADPDALAAAVERYEIAHPVLDDPNLVTWQAYSARAWPTLVVVDPQGYIAASLAGEGHVAGLTSLVEELAAEHEAKGTLHRGDGPYVPPEPVSRTLRFPGKAVPVTRDLGGQADSLGNFLVSDTGHHRIVELDPDLQTVVRSWGGGEDQEKGHHDGAADDARFNEPQGLTVLPEALSAQVGYDIVVADTVNHRLRGINTSTGSVTTLAGNGVQRLLDAERARAGAVESGSLGLDPLNVSLSSPWDVLWSETLGLVVVAMAGTHQIFTFDPRTGELSIFAGTGLEGLLDAEADAAWFAQTSGLTEDAAGDLWIADSETSSLRVIRTGAAAEAAQPAVETLVGEGLFDFGFRDGEPGQARLQHPLGVTALPDGSVLVADTYNGAIRRYRGEHLAADGTTVAAEVSTVARGLKEPSDVLLDADGTSLLVVETNAHELVRIAIPEDYLTVDEGASQTQRPTTAVAPGEFSLDIGFAAPTGQKLDDRWGDPTQLKISSSPENLLLDGGGNSEGLHRTLRLNPEVTEGVLHITARAAACDGAPGEEIPMHAACHLYQQDWGIPVRLEEGAQTELTLDLRGVR; translated from the coding sequence ATGACAGAGACGATTCGCCGCGCCGAGCGTGTGCGCGCTTCCGAGCTGGTCGGAAGAGGCTGGCTGAACACCGGAGGCAAGCAGGTCTCCCTGGAAGACCTTCGCGGCAAGATCGTCATTCTGGACTTCTGGACGTTCTGCTGCATCAACTGCCTGCACGTCCTCGATGAGCTGCGCCCGCTCGAGGAGCGCTTCAGCGACATCCTGGTCACCGTCGGCGTGCACTCCCCGAAGTTCGAGCACGAGGCAGACCCCGATGCGCTCGCCGCCGCCGTGGAGCGTTACGAGATCGCCCACCCGGTGCTCGATGACCCCAACCTGGTGACCTGGCAGGCCTACTCGGCCCGTGCCTGGCCGACCCTCGTCGTCGTCGACCCGCAGGGATACATCGCGGCATCACTCGCCGGAGAGGGCCATGTGGCCGGGCTGACCTCGCTGGTCGAGGAACTTGCTGCCGAGCATGAGGCCAAGGGAACGCTGCACCGCGGCGACGGCCCCTATGTGCCCCCCGAGCCGGTCTCGCGCACGCTGCGGTTCCCCGGCAAGGCCGTTCCGGTCACCCGTGACCTCGGCGGGCAGGCGGACTCGCTCGGAAACTTCCTGGTCTCGGACACCGGCCACCACCGGATCGTCGAGCTCGACCCGGACCTGCAGACCGTCGTCCGCTCCTGGGGCGGCGGCGAGGACCAGGAGAAGGGTCACCACGACGGCGCGGCCGATGACGCACGGTTCAACGAGCCGCAGGGCCTGACCGTGCTCCCGGAGGCGCTCAGCGCCCAGGTCGGCTACGACATCGTGGTCGCGGACACGGTGAATCACCGCCTCCGCGGCATCAACACCTCCACCGGAAGCGTCACCACGCTCGCCGGAAACGGCGTCCAGCGGCTGCTCGACGCTGAGCGAGCCCGGGCCGGAGCAGTCGAGTCCGGTTCCCTGGGGCTCGACCCGCTGAACGTCTCGCTGTCCTCGCCCTGGGACGTGCTGTGGTCCGAGACCCTCGGCCTCGTCGTCGTGGCGATGGCCGGGACGCACCAGATCTTCACCTTCGATCCGCGCACCGGCGAACTGTCCATCTTCGCCGGCACCGGGCTCGAGGGACTGCTCGACGCCGAGGCCGACGCAGCCTGGTTCGCGCAGACCTCCGGGCTCACCGAAGATGCCGCCGGCGACCTCTGGATCGCCGACTCCGAGACCTCCTCGCTGCGCGTCATCCGGACCGGCGCCGCCGCCGAGGCTGCGCAGCCCGCCGTGGAAACCCTCGTGGGCGAAGGCCTGTTCGACTTCGGATTCCGCGACGGCGAGCCCGGTCAGGCTCGCCTGCAGCACCCGCTGGGCGTCACCGCCCTGCCGGACGGTTCGGTCCTGGTGGCCGACACCTACAACGGGGCGATCAGGCGCTACCGCGGCGAGCACCTGGCCGCCGACGGGACCACCGTCGCCGCCGAGGTGTCCACGGTGGCACGCGGGCTCAAGGAACCCTCCGACGTGCTCCTGGACGCCGACGGCACCAGCCTGCTCGTCGTGGAGACCAACGCCCACGAGCTGGTCCGGATCGCCATCCCGGAGGATTACCTGACCGTGGATGAGGGAGCGTCGCAGACCCAGCGCCCCACCACCGCGGTCGCGCCGGGAGAGTTCTCCCTGGACATCGGCTTCGCAGCCCCCACAGGCCAGAAGCTGGATGACCGCTGGGGCGATCCGACCCAGCTGAAGATCTCCTCCTCACCCGAGAACCTGCTGCTGGACGGCGGCGGGAACTCCGAGGGGCTGCACCGGACGCTGCGTCTGAACCCAGAGGTCACCGAGGGCGTGCTGCACATCACCGCCCGTGCCGCAGCCTGTGACGGCGCTCCCGGGGAAGAGATCCCGATGCACGCCGCCTGCCACCTCTATCAGCAGGACTGGGGCATCCCGGTGCGACTCGAGGAGGGGGCGCAGACCGAGCTGACGCTGGACCTGCGCGGGGTGCGCTGA
- a CDS encoding L-lactate dehydrogenase, whose product MSVIENSTLAIIGAGSVGTATAYAAMIRGSARHVRLYDIDAARVDAEVLDLAHGSQFTGASDISGGADLKHVEGADVVVITAGAKQHPGQTRLDLAATNVEILRGMLPKLLERAPDAVYLLVTNPCDVLTVAAQQISGLPSSRVFSSGTVLDTARLRWKLAQRAGVAQSSVHAHIVGEHGDTEFPLWSSASIGVTPLLEWEREGTRVFHAAELDALSDEVRNAAYQVIAGKGATNYAIGLSAARIVEAVLHDEHAILPVSSVLSGFLGVDGVALSIPTVVSARGADPVVTTPFDATETAALQASAQALASVQSSLGL is encoded by the coding sequence ATGAGCGTCATCGAGAACTCCACCCTGGCCATCATCGGCGCCGGCAGCGTGGGCACCGCCACGGCCTATGCCGCCATGATCCGCGGCTCCGCCCGGCACGTGCGGCTCTACGACATCGACGCCGCCCGTGTGGATGCCGAGGTCCTGGACCTGGCTCATGGCAGCCAGTTCACCGGGGCCAGCGACATCTCCGGCGGCGCGGACCTCAAGCATGTGGAGGGCGCCGACGTCGTCGTCATCACTGCAGGAGCCAAGCAGCACCCGGGGCAGACGCGTCTGGATCTCGCGGCCACCAACGTGGAGATCCTGCGCGGCATGCTGCCGAAGCTGCTCGAGCGCGCCCCGGATGCCGTGTACCTGCTGGTGACCAATCCCTGCGATGTGCTCACCGTGGCGGCGCAGCAGATCTCCGGACTCCCCAGCAGCCGGGTGTTCTCCTCTGGGACCGTCCTGGACACGGCGAGGCTGCGCTGGAAGCTGGCGCAGCGCGCCGGAGTCGCCCAATCCAGCGTGCATGCTCATATCGTCGGCGAGCACGGCGACACCGAGTTTCCGCTGTGGTCCTCCGCCAGCATCGGGGTGACCCCGCTCCTGGAGTGGGAGCGCGAGGGAACCCGGGTCTTCCACGCCGCGGAGCTCGACGCCCTCTCGGACGAGGTGCGCAATGCGGCCTACCAGGTCATCGCGGGCAAAGGTGCCACCAACTACGCCATTGGCCTGTCCGCCGCGCGGATCGTGGAGGCGGTGCTTCACGATGAGCACGCGATCCTGCCGGTGAGCAGCGTGCTGAGCGGCTTCCTGGGCGTCGACGGGGTGGCGCTGTCCATCCCCACCGTGGTCTCCGCACGAGGGGCCGATCCAGTGGTCACGACACCCTTCGACGCGACCGAGACCGCCGCGCTGCAGGCCTCGGCCCAGGCGCTGGCCAGCGTGCAGAGCTCCCTCGGCCTGTGA
- a CDS encoding sensor histidine kinase, whose translation MTRIGTFVGALLYHSSGKSFAIVQQLTFLAVLAVPVLALAIYEPETTSWPGVALGLGLLLVATAVVVFAPRQGLPRSLEWVVPVTSILACGICRIATYPDGAVISTLSLVPALWLVVRFRNSGAAIAVLMVILTITLPSLIMLQEPLNMASFSRYTVLPVALALMSIAVIGILQRMEASRSEMERALAGELKMKNQRERTDRLLREVGENLNVGVLVMDAQGNDLMTNRAQREIHAVVSPEANPDPTEAGHLLFHTDGTPIPAVSRPAARANNGEEFDNFEFLAGDPGPEQRVVSVSARSVRAEDGARDASFLIFRDVTEEHHLLRAQQEIIATVSHEMRTPLTSIVGFADFTEDSLLELPESPAREDSLEQLTVIRRNAEKLSKLVEDLLLEQQAVVGRLTLDLDEVNMAVLIADCVKAFQPLAAQRGISLEVDLESDGEIFADRLRISQVMDNLVGNALKYTQPGGHVTITAGAAWGEAGGTFVQVADDGPGMTQSEASQVFTPFYRAPAARQSATAGAGLGLSLSQSIIEAHGGTITVKSAPGEGTRFRFTLGSSSARGMYTVGN comes from the coding sequence ATGACGCGTATTGGGACCTTTGTGGGGGCGCTGCTCTACCACTCCAGCGGAAAATCTTTCGCCATTGTTCAACAGCTGACCTTTCTTGCGGTGCTCGCGGTTCCGGTGCTCGCGCTGGCCATCTACGAGCCTGAGACGACCTCGTGGCCGGGTGTCGCGCTCGGACTCGGGCTCTTGTTGGTCGCCACTGCAGTAGTCGTCTTTGCACCCCGCCAGGGGCTGCCCAGATCGTTGGAATGGGTCGTCCCGGTGACAAGCATCCTGGCCTGTGGCATCTGCAGGATCGCCACATATCCGGACGGTGCCGTGATCTCCACGTTGAGTCTGGTTCCCGCACTCTGGCTCGTGGTCAGGTTCCGGAACAGTGGAGCCGCCATCGCGGTTCTGATGGTGATTCTCACGATCACCCTCCCCTCGCTGATCATGCTCCAGGAACCGCTGAACATGGCCTCGTTCTCGCGGTACACAGTGCTGCCGGTGGCGCTGGCCCTGATGTCCATTGCGGTCATCGGCATTCTGCAGCGAATGGAAGCCAGTCGTTCCGAGATGGAACGAGCACTGGCCGGTGAGCTCAAGATGAAGAATCAGCGCGAACGGACCGACCGACTTCTTCGCGAGGTGGGGGAGAACCTCAACGTCGGAGTGCTGGTGATGGACGCACAGGGCAATGACCTGATGACCAACCGAGCCCAGCGAGAGATTCATGCTGTGGTCTCCCCGGAGGCGAACCCCGATCCCACCGAGGCGGGGCATCTGCTCTTCCATACCGATGGCACCCCGATTCCGGCGGTCAGTCGCCCTGCGGCTAGGGCCAACAACGGTGAGGAATTCGACAACTTCGAGTTCCTGGCCGGTGACCCGGGCCCGGAGCAGCGGGTCGTCTCGGTGAGTGCTCGCTCAGTCCGTGCTGAGGACGGCGCGCGGGACGCCTCTTTCCTGATCTTTCGCGACGTCACCGAGGAACACCACCTGCTGCGCGCCCAGCAGGAGATCATCGCCACGGTCTCCCACGAGATGCGGACCCCGCTCACCTCGATCGTGGGCTTCGCTGATTTCACCGAAGACTCGCTTCTGGAGCTCCCTGAATCCCCGGCTCGAGAAGACTCGCTGGAACAGCTCACAGTGATCCGACGCAATGCCGAGAAGCTGAGCAAACTGGTGGAAGACCTTTTGCTGGAGCAGCAGGCCGTGGTGGGGCGACTGACCCTCGACCTGGACGAGGTCAATATGGCGGTTCTGATTGCGGACTGCGTCAAAGCATTCCAGCCCCTCGCCGCACAGCGAGGGATATCTCTCGAGGTGGACCTCGAGTCCGACGGTGAGATCTTCGCGGATCGCCTGCGCATCTCACAGGTCATGGACAATCTCGTGGGAAACGCTCTGAAGTACACCCAGCCGGGTGGCCACGTCACGATCACGGCGGGCGCGGCCTGGGGTGAAGCCGGTGGGACCTTTGTGCAGGTGGCAGACGATGGGCCAGGCATGACCCAGTCGGAAGCGAGCCAGGTCTTCACGCCGTTCTACCGTGCCCCAGCGGCGCGGCAGTCTGCCACTGCCGGGGCGGGTCTCGGGCTCTCACTCTCGCAGTCCATCATCGAGGCTCACGGAGGAACCATCACGGTGAAGTCTGCGCCCGGAGAAGGGACACGATTCAGGTTCACTCTGG
- a CDS encoding amino acid ABC transporter substrate-binding protein: MTTRLLSTLAVSAAAALTLASCGGGDDAQSDGAAGASDGETASGLSLEEVQEAGVLTVGTEGTYRPFSYHEDGSGELTGFDVEIASAVGEELGVDVEFEETQWDAMFAGLESARFDVIANQVSITDEREESYQFSEPYTVSNGVAVTLEENEDITSFEDLDGATTAQSLTSNWYELATESGADVEAVEGWAQSVTLLEQGRVDATINDKLTYLDYQATENNENIKIAAETEDQSLSALTFRQGSDSLVEAVDEAMATLAEDGTLTEISEKYFGEDVTQ, from the coding sequence ATGACCACACGCCTGCTCTCCACTCTCGCCGTCTCTGCTGCCGCTGCCCTGACCCTCGCCTCCTGCGGCGGAGGCGACGATGCGCAGAGCGACGGCGCGGCCGGAGCCTCTGACGGCGAGACCGCCTCAGGTCTGAGCCTCGAGGAGGTCCAGGAGGCCGGTGTGCTGACCGTGGGCACCGAAGGGACCTACCGGCCCTTCAGCTACCACGAGGACGGCTCCGGCGAGCTCACCGGATTCGACGTGGAGATCGCCTCCGCCGTGGGTGAGGAGCTCGGCGTGGACGTCGAATTCGAAGAGACCCAGTGGGATGCCATGTTCGCCGGACTGGAATCGGCCCGATTCGACGTCATCGCCAACCAGGTCTCGATCACCGATGAGCGCGAGGAGAGCTACCAGTTCTCCGAGCCCTACACCGTCTCCAACGGCGTGGCCGTCACCTTGGAGGAGAACGAGGACATCACCAGCTTCGAGGACCTCGACGGGGCGACCACCGCCCAGTCGCTGACGTCGAACTGGTACGAGCTCGCCACCGAGTCAGGCGCCGACGTCGAAGCAGTGGAGGGCTGGGCACAGTCGGTGACGCTGCTGGAGCAGGGCCGCGTGGACGCGACCATCAACGACAAGCTGACCTACCTGGACTACCAGGCCACAGAGAACAACGAGAACATCAAGATCGCTGCCGAGACCGAGGACCAGTCACTCTCCGCGCTGACCTTCCGGCAGGGGAGCGACTCCCTGGTCGAGGCTGTCGATGAGGCCATGGCCACCCTCGCCGAGGACGGCACGCTGACCGAAATCTCGGAGAAGTACTTCGGCGAGGACGTCACTCAGTGA
- a CDS encoding amino acid ABC transporter permease — protein sequence MDWTLVAESFWPLLRGGLTGTIPLTLASFTLGLALALVLAMMRISGNRLFSGIARFYISVIRGTPLLVQLFVIFFGLPSVGVTIDPWPSAVIAFSMNVGGYAAEIIRASILSVPKGQWEAGYTIGMSRNQALWRLILPQALRVSVPPLSNTFISLVKDTSLASLILVTELFREAQQVAAFSQEFMLLYVEAAVIYWCFCLVLTMIQDRLERRLDRYVAH from the coding sequence ATCGACTGGACGCTGGTCGCCGAGTCCTTCTGGCCGCTGCTCCGCGGCGGCCTGACCGGCACCATCCCGCTCACCCTTGCAAGTTTCACGTTGGGGCTGGCCCTCGCGCTGGTGCTGGCCATGATGCGCATCAGCGGCAATCGGCTGTTCTCAGGCATCGCCAGGTTCTACATCTCGGTCATCCGCGGCACCCCGCTGCTGGTGCAGCTCTTCGTGATCTTCTTCGGTCTGCCCTCCGTGGGGGTGACCATCGACCCCTGGCCCAGCGCCGTGATCGCCTTCTCGATGAACGTGGGCGGCTATGCCGCGGAGATCATCCGTGCCTCGATCCTCTCGGTGCCCAAGGGCCAGTGGGAGGCGGGCTACACGATCGGAATGTCGCGCAATCAGGCGCTCTGGCGCCTGATCCTTCCGCAGGCGCTGCGGGTCTCTGTGCCGCCGCTGTCAAACACCTTCATCTCCCTGGTCAAGGACACCTCACTGGCCTCGCTCATCCTGGTCACCGAGCTCTTCCGGGAAGCGCAGCAGGTTGCCGCCTTCAGCCAGGAGTTCATGCTGCTCTACGTGGAGGCCGCGGTGATCTACTGGTGCTTCTGCCTGGTGCTCACCATGATTCAAGATCGGCTCGAACGGAGATTGGACCGCTATGTCGCGCATTGA
- a CDS encoding methionine ABC transporter ATP-binding protein, with protein MIEFDQVNKTFTQRSATGRGKPLHALHDISLSIDEAEIFGVVGESGSGKSTLLRLINALEAPSSGVVRVNGVDLAALRPAEKRLQRRRIGMIFQQFNLLANKTVAANVALPLSLHRRRGMPGAKGHGAQETTGRGAAETSGRGAPRERALEMLDFVNMGAHAAKHPAQLSGGEKQRVAIARALVNEPDILLCDEPTSSLDSQHTDEVMATLLRVRREMDTSIVVVSHELEVIRGACDRAAILESGRLTGVVDIAAPEARERFNSYSERARRYLEGGQE; from the coding sequence ATGATCGAGTTTGACCAGGTCAACAAGACTTTCACCCAGCGTTCAGCCACCGGCAGAGGCAAGCCGCTGCACGCCCTGCACGACATCAGCCTCAGCATCGACGAGGCCGAGATCTTCGGCGTCGTGGGAGAGTCGGGCTCCGGCAAGTCCACGCTGCTGCGGCTGATCAACGCCCTGGAGGCGCCCAGCTCGGGCGTCGTCAGGGTCAACGGCGTTGACCTCGCCGCCCTGCGCCCTGCGGAGAAGCGCCTCCAGCGGCGTCGGATCGGCATGATCTTCCAGCAGTTCAACCTGCTCGCGAACAAGACCGTGGCCGCGAACGTCGCGCTGCCGCTGAGCCTTCACCGGCGCCGGGGGATGCCCGGAGCGAAGGGCCACGGGGCCCAGGAGACGACTGGCCGCGGGGCGGCGGAGACAAGCGGCCGCGGGGCCCCCAGGGAGCGCGCACTCGAGATGCTGGACTTCGTGAACATGGGCGCCCACGCCGCGAAGCACCCGGCCCAGCTCAGCGGCGGGGAGAAGCAGCGCGTGGCCATAGCCCGCGCACTGGTGAACGAACCAGACATCCTGCTCTGCGATGAACCGACCTCTTCACTGGACAGCCAGCACACCGACGAGGTGATGGCCACCCTGCTGCGCGTGCGCCGGGAGATGGACACCTCGATCGTCGTGGTCAGCCACGAGCTCGAGGTCATCCGCGGAGCCTGTGACCGGGCCGCCATCCTCGAGTCGGGACGGCTCACGGGGGTCGTGGACATCGCGGCGCCCGAGGCGCGTGAGCGCTTCAACTCCTACTCCGAGCGCGCCCGTCGCTACCTCGAAGGGGGCCAGGAGTGA
- a CDS encoding VOC family protein: MKITATTVVFDAADLHAESSFWARMLGGEVQAEEDWHTVMVQGAAPVSVQLAPNHQPPQWPKGQAQQIHLDLDVEDIASAHAEAVELGATVLQMATGRQRFNVYADPAGHPFCLCWH, translated from the coding sequence ATGAAGATCACCGCGACCACTGTCGTCTTTGACGCAGCCGACCTCCACGCCGAGAGCAGCTTCTGGGCCCGCATGCTGGGCGGTGAGGTGCAGGCCGAGGAGGATTGGCACACTGTCATGGTCCAGGGTGCAGCCCCCGTGTCGGTCCAGCTGGCTCCGAATCACCAGCCTCCGCAGTGGCCCAAGGGCCAGGCTCAGCAGATCCACCTGGACCTCGACGTCGAGGACATCGCCTCCGCCCACGCCGAGGCCGTCGAACTCGGTGCCACCGTGCTGCAGATGGCCACCGGTCGGCAGCGCTTCAACGTCTACGCGGACCCTGCCGGGCACCCCTTCTGCCTCTGCTGGCACTGA